In Arachis hypogaea cultivar Tifrunner chromosome 17, arahy.Tifrunner.gnm2.J5K5, whole genome shotgun sequence, a single window of DNA contains:
- the LOC112767164 gene encoding WUSCHEL-related homeobox 5 yields MESKGGSSGSKCGRWNPTAEQVSVLSELFSSGLRTPTTDQIQRISNHLSFYGKIESKNVFYWFQNHKARDRHNKRRKLSSSFPHHSKHLNLLHSQSLAEMYQVSQPENNNRVIETLQLFPLNSYVESESEKLRVHANDENGDHHHHHQCMDHDDDTMFSYTLMGEQMEYPPLDLRLSFL; encoded by the exons ATGGAATCGAAAGGTGGGAGCAGTGGAAGCAAGTGTGGGCGTTGGAATCCGACGGCAGAACAAGTTTCGGTTCTGAGTGAACTGTTCAGCTCTGGTCTGCGCACCCCAACCACTGATCAGATTCAGCGTATCTCCAACCATCTCAGCTTTTACGGCAAGATTGAGAGTAAGAATGTCTTCTATTGGTTTCAGAACCATAAAGCTAGGGACAGACACAACAAGCGCCGCAAGCTCTCTTCTTCCTTTCCTCATCACTCCAAACATCTCAATCTTCTTCACTCTCAAA GTTTAGCTGAGATGTATCAAGTTTCACAGCCTGAGAATAATAATAGGGTGATTGAGACTCTTCAGCTCTTTCCCTTAAACTCTTATGTTGAATCCGAATCAGAGAAGCTGAGGGTGCATGCAAATGATGAAAAtggtgatcatcatcatcatcatcaatgcaTGGATCATGATGATGATACTATGTTCTCATACACATTAATGGGAGAACAAATGGAGTATCCTCCATTGGACCTGCGCTTGAGCTTCCTCTAA